tgtctgtgtgtcatgtctctgtctgtcctgggactggagctaatggtgctgtgaattgaacctgggtcctctggaagaacagccagggctctgaaacactgagccattgctctagcccTTGAGTTCTTTTTACCACAGGATGAAATGTGCAAAGTCCAAAATGTGGTAGGAGACTTTCTGTGGGGTTTCTCAGAGACAGCCTTGCTCAGCCTGTGCTCAAGAGGCCGCTGGGTCCCCAGAAAACATTATTACTGACTTTTAGTGTCTTTTCTGTAGCCCCTCTCAAAGGCATCCCGAAGCAAGCCCCCTTCAGAAgtcccaccacacccagtgtcTTCAGCCCTTCTGGGAACCGCACTCCAATACCACCTTCAAGGACGCCACTGCAGAAAGAAAGGGGTGTGAAGGTGGGCCATCCCTTCTCACCATCCTGTCAAGGCCAAGTGTTGATTCTTTGCTCTATAATTAAGTGTGGCATGTGTTTATTTTGGCAGCTGCTGGATATTTCTGAGCTGAATACAGTTGGTGCTGGCCGAGAggccaagaggaggaggaagaccttAGGTGTGTGGAGCATTGAAGATCTGGAGGGAGGTCTGACACACCGCAGCCTGGTGGCTGCAGCTGTTTCTGCCAGTATAGTGTCTGGGTCCTTTGAGgtttctttgtgctttctctttccGGTCTAGTCTGCCTGTGTCTTATCTCACCATCTTGGCACAATGGTAATGGGACTTTTCCCAGGGGTCTTTTTTTTAGTGGGGGTGCGGCTTCTTGAGACTCGGTCTGTACACTGTAGTTCAGCCTGGCCGCGATTACAGATAACCCCATCCAAGGAATCATTTCTTCGCCCTGATACCCAAGTGCACAATGCCATTTTACATTTGGCTTTCACAGAGAACACTTGTGACTTCTGAACTGGGGCTGGGTCAGAGAGCCACTAACCAGCTCTCTTCATTTATCGGCAGACACAGAAGTGGTAGAAAAGCCCACCAAGGAAGAGACGGTTGTTGAAAATGCCACCCCTGACTATGCTGCTGGCCTGGTGTCCACACAGGTAGGACTTTCCATGCAGTGCAGCCGTGGGCATGCTCTATACCATTTCTAGCTGCTGACAGAGCCAAAATAATGTGCTCTCTTGTGTCCTGATTGGTACTGATATGTTCTGTAAaagtatgtgcatacatatatacaggtgtgtgcacatgtgcgagcatgtgtgtgttagtggcAGAGGGAGCCAGAGCCTGACTTGGGCACCAGTCTCGTGTTTGGCACAAACACCTTCCTCATACTAGGATTACAGCCTGGGGGGCGTCCATACTACTGTTACCTCATGCGCCTCACTGTCCGGTGCATATGGTTCCTGTTTGCCGCCCACCTGCTCTGAAGACCAGGAGCTGCATGCATGTGGGAAGGGTGTTTCAGCAGAGCGGCTCTTTCCCAGGGTCTGACTGTGGAGGTGGGTATGGAGACAGTTGCACAGGTTGTGTGTGGAGGCAGTGTGGCCGTTTCATGGAATGGTCTCTGAGCCCACTGTCTTTGCGGTACCCTTTTCGTTGCTAAGCTTTTCCCCCTAGATGTCAGTTTGAGAGCATAGGGTGGTGGCCATGGCTTAAGTTAAAAGTCCAGCATCACTAAAATCAGGGCTTATGGGCTAGAGAAGCCACTGTCCCTGCCCTGAGACAGCAGTATTTGCATTCTTGCTCTGTTGATGGGCAATGGCTGACTGAAAGTGTCCAGGCTACTCCCAGGAAGGTATACTGACTGCCTGGAGAAACCATGGTCTCTGCCTTCCAGAAACTTGGGTCTCTGAACAGTGAGCCAACACTGCCCTCCACAAGTTACCTGCCCTCTACACCCAGTGTGGTACCTGCCTCATCCtacatccccagctctgagaCTCCCCCAGGTGAGTACCAGTTCTCCCTCAGCCCACACAAGCACTTGCCCTGGGGTCACAGGGTCACTTTGACACCTGGACTGAGCCTAGCAAAGCCACCCAGGAAGTAGCAGCCTTGCTCACACAGGGCTGCTCTGCATTAGGCACCTGTCCCATTGTCTTTTGGTcccagggagcagggagagctCCTGGCCGAGAAATAAGCCAGAAGTCCTGATTTGAATGAAAAAGTATCGGCCAAGACTTTGGCACCCTGCTCTTGGGGTGGTAGGTGGGATGGTGGTGGAAGCCAAgggttttctcttcccagatgaggCACACTGCAGAGGGATGATTCAGGGGCAGAGGTCGGTCACGAGTTCAGGGGTTGGCTCCACTGGGCTCAGCTTTGTAGGTTGGCGGTCAGTTTTCTTCATGACATGTAAGGATCAGCAGCCTTGCTGAGGCTTGGGGAAGCTGCTCTCCAGGGTCCTGTAAACCAGTACCAGTACATGTCTGCCATAGGCCAAGAGCTAACCAGTGCCCTAGACAACCTAATCCCTGGGTCTAGAAATGCCAGAGGACATGAGCTTTGCTTTGCTGGGTAGTGCACGGGACTCCTTCCCTGTCTGTGAAGGGCAGCAGTGatgggagaaggcaggaggaggatatGGGGTAGTTGTTGGGGCAAGGGATTGGAGCTGAGCCTGTTGCCTCTCCAGAAAATGGTGTCTGGGGCAGGCAGCCCGGGGGCCAGTCTGGGATGAGTAGATTAGGAATGAAGACTCGCTTTCCTGGACAGCTCTTAATAAACCTGCTTTGCCTGCAGCTCCACCCTCCCGGGAAGCCAGCCGGCCACCTGAGGAACCCAGCGCCCCAAGTCCCACACTGCCAACACAGTTTAAACAAAGGGCACCTATGTATAACAGTGGCCTGAGCCCAGCGACCCCAACACCTGCAGCACCTGCCTCACCTCTGACACCTACTGCTCCCCCAGCTGTCACTCCCACTGCTCAGACACCCCCAGTGGCCATGGTGGCCCCACAGACCCAGGCCCCGGCCCCTGTTCAGCAGCAACCTAAGAAGAACCTGTCCCTCACGGTAGGTCCCCAGGCAGGGCCCAAGGCCATTAAGTGGGTAGCACAGCTTTGCCATTTTTGCAACCCTGGGGTTATGGGATGAGTATAGCAGCCCAGACACCCACATCTTCCCTTCACAGAGAGAACAGATGTTTGCTGCCCAGGAGATGTTCAAGACGGCAAACAAGGTCACTCGGCCAGAGAAGGCCCTCATCCTGGGCTTCATGGCTGGCTCTCGAGGTGCGTCTGTGCTCCTAGGCTTGGGAggtgtccccaccccactcccgccCCCACCCCGTGGGTTGGGGAATGGGTTCCTTGGCCCTAGGCACCTGCCCAGCAGTCCCTCTCCCTACAGAGAACCCATGCCCGGAGCAAGGGGATGTGATCCAGATCAAGCTCAGCGAGCACACAGAGGACCTGCCCAAGGCAGACGGCCAGGGCAGTACCACCATGCTAGTGGACACGGTGTTCGAGATGAACTACGCCACAGGCCAGTGGACGCGCTTCAAGAAGTACAAGCCTATGACCAATGTGTCCTGAGTGCCGTCTCTGCTGCTGACCGTCATCGCACCAGAGGACAAGTTCTGCTGGTTCTGCTGGTTCCTGAGCAGATACCGGAAGGATGTGTTTCACCTAGCACCTGCTGTCCACAGGCTCCCGGGCCCCAGCCAGTTCTCTGGGGAGTTTAggcttatttttttatattttaatgagttAGTTTTTTGTGTGATTAAGATACTTTTTTTGGATTCAGTATTATGCTTTGAATGCAAACCAAAAGTTACTTCATAATTTTAGTGCCTGTTAGacttttaccttttttatttcttcttaaaatagtACTGGCTGAGAGGGCTTTCTTTTTCTCCGCTTGTGCATGCCCTTCCTCATGAGGTTGAGGGGACCAAAGGTGACACCTGGCAGTCTGGGGTGTGAGGGGGGCTATGACCAGCCTTGATGCCACTACCTACCAGGGATTTGTATGTCTTTTGTACAGTTGTAAACTTTTCAAACCTGTGTCTGAGTTCCTATTTTCATTGTAAAATGACCTGAGCATTAAAGTTTAGTTTTTCTAAAGAAAGCCCACAGAACTGTGTTTCAGGCTGGCTTGACTCCCTGCTCTGAGACCAAACCCTCCCCTATACGGCTGTC
The sequence above is a segment of the Rattus rattus isolate New Zealand chromosome 11, Rrattus_CSIRO_v1, whole genome shotgun sequence genome. Coding sequences within it:
- the Nelfa gene encoding negative elongation factor A, whose protein sequence is MASMRESDTGLWLHNKLGATDELWAPPSIASLLTAAVIDNIRLCFHRLSSAVKLKLLLGTLHLPRRTVDEMKGALMDIIQLATLDSDPWVLMVADILKSFPDTGSLNLDLEEQNPNVQDILGELREKVSECEASAMLPLECQYLNKNALTTLAGPLTPPVKHFQLKRKPKSATLRAELLQKSTETAQQLKRSAGVPFHAKGRGLLRKMDTTTPLKGIPKQAPFRSPTTPSVFSPSGNRTPIPPSRTPLQKERGVKLLDISELNTVGAGREAKRRRKTLDTEVVEKPTKEETVVENATPDYAAGLVSTQKLGSLNSEPTLPSTSYLPSTPSVVPASSYIPSSETPPAPPSREASRPPEEPSAPSPTLPTQFKQRAPMYNSGLSPATPTPAAPASPLTPTAPPAVTPTAQTPPVAMVAPQTQAPAPVQQQPKKNLSLTREQMFAAQEMFKTANKVTRPEKALILGFMAGSRENPCPEQGDVIQIKLSEHTEDLPKADGQGSTTMLVDTVFEMNYATGQWTRFKKYKPMTNVS